A region of Asterias amurensis chromosome 20, ASM3211899v1 DNA encodes the following proteins:
- the LOC139952475 gene encoding snaclec CHH-B subunit beta-like → MVCKMLASKLLGVVGVLMMADYAAANRRCWKPCHPFWSQWRDKCYKMHDADVTWEEGKQICVQLGGMMVVPQSKEELQQLHKMFSGHWFWIGCNDIQTEGTWVCLDEEGAIDVQDKRWADSQPNNSRGNQDCAVGRADYAGWDDGNCGNTHKLICQRPVRAL, encoded by the exons ATGGTCTGCAAAATGTTggcgagcaaactgctgggtgtcGTTGGTGTACTTATGATGGCAGACTACGCTGCCGCAAACAGGCGGTGTTGGAAGCCATGCCATCCTTTTTGGAGCCAGTGGCGAGACAAATGCTACAAGATGCATGATGCCGACGTTACATGGGAAGAGGGCAAGCAGATTTGTGTTCAGTTGGGTGGGATGATGGTTGTCCCTCAATCCAAAGAAGAGTTACAACAACTCCACAAGATGTTCAGTGGCCATTGGTTCTGGATTGGTTGCAACGACATTCAAACTGAAG GTACCTGGGTGTGTTTGGATGAGGAAGGTGCTATTGACGTGCAGGACAAGAGATGGGCTGATAGTCAGCCAAATAATTCTAGAGGCAACCAAGACTGCGCTGTAGGCAGGGCTGACTATGCAGGCTGGGACGATGGGAATTGTGGAAACACACACAAGTTAATCTGTCAGCGTCCAGTACGAGCACTGTAG
- the LOC139952502 gene encoding uncharacterized protein produces the protein MATHSLNTTLNWLLDRHMECIICSEKYNRPKVLTCLHTFCQECLLNYYRDKKVMPCPICDKLTPLPEDGVPGLKANFFIDCLLDDFSTLKTGASSSEKQSEDGVKREQHTECLKLFCVPCKKLTSRECAVIDHPETGAHRIIDCKDAALELRKSLQDAFPDRKRDIEGCKQSLQASSKAKNDFEERVAIAVAAVHAKVTEVTAQVNREEERLLKDIETLMQGRNARFDEHGETVTKMLQETQYTLDVAEDIVKNCSDSTFLDLYPDMTSLMTSSQPVPQIDRRLSRLTFEQSTTTDIDLGTLEKEGELQPVKEGKWELCNKFEICPVITGMVALAHSNELAVIPHDQPRAVIINDSTGKVANALQVQAGAHSIVEAQDKLVVVSTESDRVNVYNRDGTREFDFGTVPEHLHGRDFNVNLRGVAVKRMGTIIVGDVSNTSISEHFPDGSILRLIFFKGDKQPFDLAVDSQDRIVVGDRSSEVVVIDDNGDTLITIKPTIGGVNKVKCVSMVCDGSGIYITVSFRIDNERHSHIHQYDNEGNFLKCIIKDLFCPMAIQFTSDGQRLAVADTPETKIYHKV, from the exons ATGGCTACACACTCTTTGAACACAACACTGAACTGGTTGCTTGACAGACATATGGAATGCATCATTTGTAGTGAGAAATACAACAGGCCCAAAGTACTCACCTGTTTGCACACCTTCTGTCAAGAATGTCTGCTGAACTACTACAGAGATAAAAAGGTGATGCCCTGTCCGATTTGTGACAAGCTGACACCGCTTCCCGAGGATGGGGTTCCTGGTCTGAAAGCCAACTTTTTCATCGACTGTCTCTTAGATGATTTTTCAACGCTGAAGACTGGTGCTTCAAGTTCCGAAAAGCAGTCAGAAGATGGAGTGAAACGTGAGCAACACACAGAGTGTCTTAAACTGTTTTGTGTGCCGTGCAAGAAACTAACCTCTCGAGAATGTGCTGTCATAGATCACCCGGAAACTGGCGCCCACCGCATCATTGATTGTAAAGATGCTGCTCTTGAACTTAGGAAGTCTTTACAAGATGCTTTTCCTGATCGCAAGAGAGACATCGAGGGATGTAAACAGTCATTGCAGGCTTCATCCAAAGCGAAGAATGACTTTGAAGAGAGGGTAGCAATTGCCGTAGCAGCAGTTCACGCAAAGGTAACTGAGGTAACAGCACAGGTGAATAGAGAAGAGGAAAGATTGCTTAAAGATATTGAAACCCTGATGCAAGGTCGCAACGCAAGATTTGATGAGCATGGTGAGACTGTGACCAAGATGCTGCAGGAGACACAATACACACTGGATGTAGCTGAAGATATTGTCAAGAATTGCTCCGACTCGACCTTCCTTGATCTGTATCCTGACATGACATCACTGATGACCAGCAGTCAACCTGTTCCTCAGATTGACCGTCGTCTCTCACGGCTGACTTTTGAACAGAGCACTACTACTGATATTGATCTCGGAACGCTTGAAAAAGAAGGCGAATTGCAGCCTGTGAAAGAGGGCAAATGGGAGCTTTGTAACAAGTTTGAAATTTGTCCTGTCATCACTGGCATGGTTGCTTTAGCTCATTCTAATGAACTTGCAGTGATACCGCATGACCAGCCTCGAGCGGTTATCATCAATGACTCCACAGGCAAAGTCGCCAACGCGTTGCAAGTACAAGCTG GTGCACATAGCATTGTGGAAGCTCAGGATAAGTTGGTGGTTGTGTCTACTGAGTCTGACCGCGTCAATGTGTACAATAGGGATGGGACACGAGAATTTGACTTTGGCACCGTGCCTGAACATCTGCATGGTAGAGACTTCAATGTTAACCTCCGCGGTGTAGCAGTCAAAAGGATGGGAACCATCATTGTAGGTGACGTGAGTAACACAAGTATCAGTGAACACTTCCCCGATGGTTCAATACTACGCCTCATATTTTTTAAGGGTGATAAACAACCCTTTGACCTAGCAGTTGACAGTCAAGACAGAATTGTAGTAGGTGATCGTAGTAGTGAAGTTGTTGTTATAGATGACAATGGTGACACATTAATCACAATTAAACCAACTATTGGTGGTGTTAACAAAGTTAAGTGTGTAAGTATGGTCTGTGACGGCTCAGGTATCTACATTACGGTGAGCTTTCGGATTGACAATGAGAGGCATAGTCACATTCATCAGTATGATAACGAAGGTAATTTCCTCAAATGTATCATTAAGGATCTATTTTGTCCCATGGCAATACAGTTTACATCAGATGGGCAGCGGCTGGCAGTTGCAGATACCCCCGAAACGAAGATTTATCATAAGGTGTGA